The Citrifermentans bemidjiense Bem genome window below encodes:
- the hcp gene encoding hydroxylamine reductase, translating to MAQQAMFCRQCEQAARGVGCDVMGNCGKDPQVSALLDLMIHGLKGTAVYAHLARELGEKDQEVDRFMLDGLFTRVTNVNFDPDDIARRLQKCFQMKERAKSLYQDAHQRKKGGLAPEITDGPATWTPAGDTQALIDQGRQYGVLTWHQDPNILSTIEILIYGLMGMGAFAWHATEMGKEDEKIYAFIHRSLAATTNPQATLQDFVALSLECGEMNLRTMELLYQGHEERLQAPEPMPVNLGTRGGKGIVVSGHDLPMLEELLKQSEGKGIFVYTHGEMLPANGYPGLRKYSHFAGHFGTAWQNQARELSGFNGAIIFNTNCIQKPEASYTDRLYTWGEVAWPGVPHVEGWDFTPVIDKALSLPDLPENPGQEILVGFGHEAVFKVAGPVIDAVKNGAIRRFFLIGGCDGAKSGRNYFTELAEKVPKDCVILTLACGKNRFNRLQFGDIGGIPRLLDVGQCNDAYSAIRIAVALADAFQCQVNDLPLSMILSWYEQKAHVILLTLLHLGIKGIRLGPSLPAYVSPAVLDFLVQNYDLGPITTAEQDLQHALGA from the coding sequence ATGGCACAACAGGCGATGTTCTGCAGACAGTGTGAACAGGCGGCCCGCGGCGTGGGTTGCGACGTGATGGGTAACTGCGGCAAGGACCCGCAGGTATCGGCCCTGCTCGACCTGATGATCCACGGGCTTAAGGGGACGGCGGTCTACGCGCACCTTGCGCGCGAGTTGGGGGAGAAGGACCAGGAAGTGGACCGCTTCATGCTGGACGGGCTTTTCACCAGGGTCACCAACGTCAACTTCGACCCCGACGACATCGCGAGGCGGCTGCAGAAATGCTTCCAGATGAAGGAAAGGGCGAAGTCGCTATACCAGGACGCCCACCAGCGGAAAAAGGGGGGACTCGCCCCCGAGATCACCGACGGCCCCGCCACCTGGACCCCGGCGGGGGACACCCAGGCGCTCATCGACCAGGGGCGCCAGTACGGCGTCCTCACCTGGCACCAGGACCCGAACATCCTCTCCACCATCGAGATCCTGATCTACGGCCTCATGGGGATGGGAGCGTTCGCCTGGCACGCGACCGAGATGGGGAAGGAGGACGAGAAGATCTACGCCTTCATCCACCGCTCGCTTGCGGCCACCACCAACCCGCAGGCGACGCTGCAGGATTTCGTAGCGCTGTCGCTTGAGTGCGGCGAGATGAACCTGCGCACCATGGAGCTTTTGTACCAGGGACACGAGGAGCGCCTGCAGGCCCCGGAGCCGATGCCGGTGAACCTCGGCACCCGCGGCGGCAAGGGAATCGTGGTCTCCGGCCACGACCTCCCGATGCTTGAGGAACTCCTGAAACAAAGCGAAGGGAAGGGGATCTTCGTCTACACCCACGGCGAGATGCTTCCCGCCAACGGCTACCCCGGCCTCCGTAAGTACTCCCATTTCGCCGGCCACTTCGGCACCGCCTGGCAGAACCAGGCGCGCGAGCTTTCCGGCTTCAACGGCGCCATCATCTTCAACACCAACTGCATCCAAAAGCCGGAGGCAAGCTACACCGACCGCCTCTACACCTGGGGCGAGGTGGCCTGGCCGGGCGTTCCGCACGTCGAGGGGTGGGACTTCACCCCGGTGATCGACAAGGCGCTCTCGCTTCCCGACCTGCCGGAGAACCCGGGGCAGGAGATCCTGGTCGGCTTCGGACACGAGGCGGTCTTCAAGGTGGCCGGCCCCGTCATCGACGCGGTCAAAAACGGCGCCATCCGCCGCTTCTTCCTGATCGGCGGCTGCGACGGCGCCAAAAGCGGCCGCAACTACTTCACCGAGCTCGCCGAGAAGGTCCCCAAGGACTGCGTCATCCTCACCCTTGCCTGCGGCAAGAACCGCTTCAACCGGCTTCAGTTCGGCGACATCGGGGGGATCCCGCGGCTCCTCGACGTGGGGCAATGCAACGACGCCTACTCCGCCATCAGGATCGCGGTGGCCCTGGCGGACGCCTTCCAGTGCCAGGTGAACGACCTGCCGCTCTCCATGATTCTCTCCTGGTACGAGCAAAAGGCGCACGTCATCCTGCTCACCCTCTTGCACCTGGGGATCAAGGGGATCCGCTTAGGCCCCTCGCTTCCCGCCTACGTCTCGCCGGCCGTGCTCGACTTCCTGGTGCAGAACTACGACCTGGGTCCGATCACCACAGCTGAACAGGACCTGCAGCACGCGCTGGGGGCTTAG
- a CDS encoding sensor histidine kinase yields the protein MVAIRGYLISLLLVAGATAICELVRPHLIPTNMVMVYLLAVVAAAAKLGRRPAIATAFFSVLAFDFFFVPPRLTFSVAEKEYLVTFLGFFVVGVMISSLVAKVREQSLERERLSHEAEKARILQARENLERALLNSISHDLRTPLVSIKGALSALKEQGGRLSPEARRDLLETANEEAERLNRFVGNLLDLSRLEAGALRPRIEPCDLQELIGCAISAMESRLGDRNVSVQLPQGLTLVPLDLVLMTQVLVNLLDNANKYAPAQGSIEVEARVAGAWLSLTVADRGPGAPEAELSHIFDKFHRVQVPEKTGGTGLGLSICKGIVEAHGGRIAARNRPQGGLAVEILLPLQQGAEEP from the coding sequence GTGGTCGCGATACGGGGATACCTGATCAGCCTGCTGCTCGTCGCCGGCGCCACGGCCATTTGCGAACTGGTCCGGCCGCACCTGATCCCCACCAACATGGTGATGGTGTACCTCTTGGCTGTCGTGGCGGCCGCCGCCAAGCTCGGCCGGCGGCCCGCCATAGCGACGGCCTTTTTCAGCGTCCTCGCCTTCGACTTCTTCTTTGTTCCCCCCCGGCTCACCTTCAGCGTCGCGGAGAAGGAGTACCTGGTCACCTTCCTCGGCTTCTTCGTGGTAGGGGTGATGATAAGCTCGCTGGTCGCGAAGGTCAGGGAGCAGTCCCTGGAACGCGAGCGGCTCTCGCACGAGGCGGAAAAGGCGAGGATCCTGCAAGCCCGGGAGAACCTGGAACGGGCGCTCTTGAATTCCATCTCGCACGACCTCAGGACGCCGCTCGTTTCCATCAAGGGGGCGCTCTCGGCCTTGAAGGAACAGGGGGGGCGCCTCTCCCCTGAGGCGCGCCGGGATCTGCTGGAGACGGCAAACGAAGAGGCGGAGCGGCTGAACCGTTTCGTCGGAAACCTCCTCGACCTGAGCCGCCTGGAGGCGGGGGCCCTCCGCCCGAGGATCGAGCCGTGCGACCTGCAGGAACTCATCGGCTGCGCCATCTCGGCCATGGAGAGCCGGCTTGGGGACCGCAACGTATCGGTGCAGCTGCCGCAGGGGCTCACCCTGGTTCCCTTGGACCTGGTGCTGATGACCCAGGTACTGGTGAACCTTTTGGACAACGCCAATAAGTACGCCCCCGCGCAAGGGAGCATCGAGGTGGAGGCGCGCGTCGCCGGCGCCTGGCTCTCCTTGACCGTCGCCGATCGGGGCCCGGGGGCGCCTGAAGCGGAACTCTCCCATATTTTCGACAAATTCCACCGGGTGCAGGTCCCCGAAAAAACCGGTGGAACCGGCCTCGGGCTTTCCATCTGCAAGGGAATCGTGGAGGCGCACGGGGGAAGGATCGCGGCCAGGAACCGCCCGCAGGGGGGGCTCGCGGTCGAGATCCTTTTGCCGTTGCAGCAAGGAGCAGAGGAGCCATGA
- a CDS encoding response regulator — protein sequence MKESQEATGQRILVIDDEAAIRRFLHSALSSDEFILHEADSGHGGLSAAAALRPDLILLDLGLPDLEGIEVIRRIREWSQVPIIVLSVREREDDKVAALDAGADDYLTKPFGVGELLARMRASLRRSAVQLSEPVFSSGDLTVDLNLRRVTVEGAEVQLTPTEYDLLRLLITHADKVITHSQILKQIWGVAYQDQPQVLRVTISNLRKKVERDPSRPRHITTEPGVGYRFKQVQP from the coding sequence ATGAAAGAGAGCCAAGAGGCGACCGGGCAGCGCATACTCGTCATCGACGACGAGGCGGCCATTCGCCGCTTCCTGCATTCCGCGCTGTCCTCGGATGAATTCATCCTCCACGAGGCCGATTCCGGGCACGGCGGGCTATCAGCCGCCGCGGCCTTGAGGCCCGACCTGATCCTATTGGACCTGGGGCTTCCCGACCTGGAGGGTATCGAGGTGATCCGCCGTATCCGCGAGTGGTCCCAGGTCCCCATCATCGTCCTCTCGGTGCGCGAGCGTGAGGACGACAAGGTGGCGGCTCTCGACGCCGGGGCCGACGACTACCTCACCAAGCCCTTCGGGGTGGGGGAACTGCTGGCCCGCATGAGGGCCTCCCTGCGCCGTTCCGCGGTGCAGCTCTCCGAGCCGGTCTTCTCAAGCGGCGACCTTACGGTGGACCTGAACCTGCGCCGGGTGACGGTGGAGGGAGCCGAGGTCCAGTTGACGCCCACCGAGTACGACCTCTTGCGCCTGCTCATCACCCACGCGGACAAGGTCATAACCCACAGCCAGATCCTGAAGCAGATCTGGGGGGTGGCGTACCAGGATCAGCCCCAGGTGCTCAGGGTTACCATCAGCAACCTGAGGAAGAAGGTCGAGCGGGACCCCTCGCGCCCCAGGCACATCACCACCGAACCCGGGGTCGGGTATCGGTTCAAGCAGGTGCAACCATGA
- a CDS encoding KUP/HAK/KT family potassium transporter — protein MNNEAPQSYWSGIVKAMGLVFGDIGTSPIYTLTVIFALTPATPGNVFGILSLVFWTMTLLVSAEYAWLAMSLSRKGEGGTIVLKEILVRMLKPGRQLAFVVFLSYLGACLLLGDGVITPAISILSAVEGLELIPGLEHTGQGELILIAAVIAVGLFLAQSKGTDKVAGAFGPIMVVWFGALAFSGLASISSMPSILSAINPYYALDFMLHHGLGGFFVLSEVILCATGGEALYADMGHLGRRPILRAWYFAFTALVINYLGQGVFLLSHPEAKNYLFGMVQNQAPFLYIPFLILTVLATVIASQAMISGVFSVVYQGITTRILPLLRVEFTSTHLKSQIYLSSVNWILMLAVLVVMLYFKRSEHLAAAYGLAVTGTMTITGIMMVMIFSRTTKKWKVPLAVAVTVVDLIFFLSCLNKIPHGGYWSIVLGSIPFCIIMVWTRGQRALYRALKPLDLDTFDVAYRQIYAKEKNIPGTSLFFVKEWSVIPPYLVHCIIRSNIIYERNVLISILRTDEPYGLKVDLKRDLSVGLDAIEIKAGYLEILDIEAVLKENGIQEKVIFYGVEDIVTDNPVWKLFATIKRQTPNFVQFHNLPPAKLQGVVTRVEM, from the coding sequence ATGAATAACGAAGCGCCCCAATCCTACTGGAGCGGCATCGTCAAGGCGATGGGGCTCGTCTTCGGGGACATCGGCACCAGCCCGATCTACACCCTCACCGTCATCTTCGCCCTCACCCCCGCAACGCCCGGGAACGTCTTCGGGATCCTTTCGCTCGTCTTTTGGACCATGACCCTCCTGGTCAGCGCCGAGTACGCCTGGCTCGCCATGAGCCTCAGCCGCAAGGGGGAGGGGGGGACCATCGTTCTCAAGGAGATCCTGGTCCGGATGCTGAAGCCGGGGCGGCAGCTCGCCTTCGTGGTTTTCCTCTCTTACCTGGGAGCCTGCCTGCTGTTGGGCGACGGGGTGATCACCCCGGCCATCTCCATCCTCTCCGCGGTGGAAGGGCTCGAGCTGATACCCGGCCTGGAGCATACCGGCCAGGGTGAGCTGATCCTGATCGCCGCGGTGATCGCGGTGGGGCTTTTCCTGGCGCAGTCGAAGGGGACCGACAAGGTAGCGGGGGCCTTCGGCCCCATCATGGTGGTATGGTTCGGGGCGCTTGCCTTTTCCGGCCTCGCCTCCATCAGCTCCATGCCCTCCATCTTGAGCGCCATCAACCCTTACTACGCGCTGGATTTCATGCTGCATCACGGCCTGGGAGGGTTCTTCGTGCTCTCCGAGGTGATACTCTGCGCCACCGGCGGCGAGGCGCTCTACGCCGACATGGGGCACCTGGGGCGCAGGCCGATCCTGCGCGCCTGGTACTTCGCCTTCACCGCGCTGGTGATCAACTACCTGGGCCAGGGAGTCTTCCTGCTCAGTCACCCGGAGGCGAAGAACTACCTCTTCGGGATGGTGCAGAACCAGGCCCCGTTTCTCTACATCCCGTTCCTGATCCTCACCGTGCTCGCCACCGTCATCGCCTCGCAGGCGATGATCAGCGGCGTTTTCTCCGTGGTCTACCAGGGGATCACCACCCGCATACTTCCCCTCTTGCGGGTGGAGTTCACCTCGACGCACCTGAAGTCGCAGATCTACCTCTCCTCGGTCAACTGGATCCTGATGCTGGCCGTCCTCGTGGTGATGCTGTACTTCAAAAGGAGCGAGCACCTGGCCGCGGCGTACGGGCTGGCGGTCACCGGGACCATGACCATCACCGGGATCATGATGGTGATGATCTTCTCCCGCACCACCAAGAAGTGGAAGGTCCCCCTGGCCGTCGCTGTGACCGTGGTGGACCTCATCTTCTTCCTCTCCTGCCTGAACAAGATCCCCCACGGCGGCTACTGGTCCATCGTGTTAGGCTCGATCCCTTTCTGCATCATCATGGTCTGGACCCGGGGGCAGCGCGCCCTGTACCGTGCGCTCAAGCCGCTGGACCTCGACACCTTCGACGTCGCCTACCGCCAGATCTACGCGAAAGAAAAGAACATCCCCGGTACCTCCCTTTTCTTCGTCAAGGAATGGAGCGTTATTCCCCCTTATCTGGTGCACTGCATCATCCGCAGCAACATCATCTACGAGCGCAACGTCCTGATCTCGATCCTGCGCACGGACGAGCCGTACGGCCTGAAGGTCGACTTGAAGCGCGACCTCTCCGTAGGGCTCGACGCCATCGAGATCAAGGCCGGCTACCTGGAGATTCTGGATATCGAGGCGGTCTTGAAGGAAAACGGGATTCAGGAGAAGGTGATCTTCTACGGGGTCGAGGACATCGTCACCGACAACCCGGTCTGGAAGCTCTTCGCCACCATCAAGCGGCAGACTCCCAACTTCGTGCAGTTCCACAACCTTCCCCCCGCGAAGCTCCAGGGGGTCGTGACCCGGGTGGAGATGTGA
- a CDS encoding zinc-dependent alcohol dehydrogenase: MKAVVWHGVGDIRLDEVPDPRIEEPTDAIVRLTTSAICGTDLHMVRGTMPGMKEGTILGHEGVGIVDQIGASIRNFMPGDRVVIPSTIACGFCSYCRAGYYSQCDNANPNGPDAGTCFFGGPELSGPINGLQAEKARIPFAGVGLVKVPDEVTDEQALLLSDILPTGYMAAELAEIKPGNTVVVFGCGPVGQCAIAAAKLMQAGRIFAVDSVPFRLDLAQEQGAEAIDFSREDPVAMIHQFTGGIGCDRAIDAVGVDASAPHSGPGSREFREHLQEFQQELAQVAPRTNVQGENWHPGDAPSMTLVWAVQSLAKAGTLSIVGVYPQTVSLFPIGAAMNKNLTLKMGNCDHRRFIPKLMELVQGKALDPAKILTQKAPFSNVIEAYQAFDLRKEGWLKVQLQMQGAIGEER; this comes from the coding sequence ATGAAAGCTGTCGTTTGGCACGGAGTCGGGGACATAAGGCTCGACGAGGTTCCCGATCCGCGGATAGAAGAGCCCACCGACGCCATCGTTCGCCTTACCACCAGCGCCATCTGCGGGACCGACCTGCACATGGTGCGCGGGACCATGCCGGGGATGAAGGAAGGGACCATCCTCGGCCACGAGGGGGTGGGGATCGTCGACCAGATCGGCGCCTCGATACGGAACTTCATGCCGGGGGACCGGGTGGTGATCCCCTCCACCATAGCCTGCGGTTTCTGCTCCTACTGCCGGGCCGGGTACTACTCCCAGTGCGACAACGCGAACCCCAACGGCCCCGACGCCGGCACCTGCTTTTTCGGCGGCCCCGAGTTGAGCGGGCCGATCAATGGACTGCAGGCGGAGAAGGCCCGGATACCGTTCGCCGGCGTCGGGCTCGTCAAAGTTCCCGACGAGGTGACGGACGAACAGGCGCTGCTTCTATCCGACATCCTTCCCACGGGCTACATGGCCGCGGAGCTGGCCGAGATCAAGCCGGGGAACACGGTGGTTGTCTTTGGCTGCGGGCCGGTCGGGCAGTGCGCCATAGCAGCGGCGAAGCTGATGCAGGCGGGGAGGATCTTCGCGGTGGACAGCGTCCCCTTCCGGCTCGACCTGGCCCAGGAGCAGGGGGCCGAGGCGATCGACTTCTCCAGGGAGGACCCGGTCGCCATGATCCACCAGTTCACCGGCGGCATCGGCTGCGACCGCGCCATCGACGCCGTCGGCGTGGACGCGTCCGCACCCCACTCCGGCCCCGGGAGCCGGGAGTTCAGGGAGCACCTGCAGGAGTTCCAGCAGGAGCTCGCCCAAGTGGCGCCGCGCACCAACGTGCAGGGTGAGAACTGGCACCCCGGCGACGCCCCCTCCATGACGCTCGTCTGGGCGGTGCAGTCGCTGGCCAAGGCGGGCACCCTCTCCATCGTCGGGGTCTATCCCCAGACGGTGAGCCTATTCCCCATCGGCGCCGCCATGAACAAGAACCTCACCCTGAAGATGGGGAACTGCGACCACCGCAGGTTTATCCCGAAGCTGATGGAACTGGTGCAGGGTAAGGCGCTGGATCCCGCGAAGATCCTGACCCAGAAGGCCCCCTTTTCCAACGTCATCGAGGCCTACCAGGCCTTCGACCTGAGGAAGGAAGGGTGGCTCAAGGTGCAGCTGCAGATGCAGGGGGCGATAGGCGAAGAGCGCTAG
- a CDS encoding Lrp/AsnC family transcriptional regulator codes for MSNIAPSGLDQIDKAILTELQRDGKLSNVQLAELVGLSESACLRRVRLLEQTGIIDRYVMLVDQGAVGKPGNVFVRVTLDGQQREKLASFEEAIGSVPEVMECYLMSGDVDYLLRVIVKDTDDYLRLHNKLTGLPGVLRVQSSFALRTVLSKTALPI; via the coding sequence GTGAGCAATATTGCGCCATCCGGCCTGGACCAGATAGATAAGGCCATCCTGACCGAACTGCAGCGGGACGGGAAACTTTCCAACGTGCAGCTGGCCGAACTGGTGGGGCTCTCCGAGTCGGCATGCCTGCGCCGGGTGCGCCTTCTGGAGCAGACAGGGATCATCGACCGTTACGTGATGCTGGTGGACCAGGGGGCGGTAGGCAAGCCGGGTAACGTCTTCGTGCGGGTCACGCTGGACGGACAGCAACGGGAGAAGCTCGCAAGCTTCGAGGAAGCGATCGGGAGCGTCCCCGAGGTGATGGAATGCTACCTGATGTCGGGGGACGTCGATTACCTGTTGCGGGTCATCGTGAAGGACACCGACGACTACCTGCGGCTGCACAACAAGCTGACCGGTCTTCCCGGGGTGTTGCGGGTGCAGTCCTCCTTCGCGCTGCGCACCGTGCTCAGCAAGACGGCGCTCCCCATATAG
- the ald gene encoding alanine dehydrogenase, which translates to MIVGILKEIKVEENRVSMTPAGAEVMAHHGHTVLVEQSAGVGSGFSDDAYRLAGAEIVATPAEIYARAQLVMHVKEPQPSEYDLIREGQVLFTYFHFAASEPLTRAIMKSKAVAIAYETITGPENTLPLLTPMSEVAGRMAAQQAAKYSERSQGGRGILLGGVPGVPPATVVVLGGGVVGTHAAQMACGLGAKVYLLDLSLERLRHLCETMPKNCFPVMSSPATIRELLPQADAVIGAVLVHGAKAPKLVTREMLKSMKPGAVLVDVAIDQGGCFETSRPTTHTDPTFLLDGVLHYCVANMPGAVPLTSTVALTNATLPFAVALADQGWQEASRQNPGIKEGINIALGQVTYRAVAEAFGLPYTPVHAVLI; encoded by the coding sequence ATGATCGTAGGCATTCTGAAGGAGATCAAGGTCGAAGAGAACCGGGTCAGCATGACCCCCGCAGGCGCCGAGGTGATGGCGCACCACGGACACACGGTGCTGGTGGAACAGTCGGCTGGGGTGGGAAGCGGGTTTTCCGACGACGCCTATAGGCTCGCGGGGGCCGAGATCGTGGCGACCCCGGCCGAGATCTACGCCCGCGCGCAGCTGGTGATGCACGTGAAGGAGCCGCAGCCGTCCGAGTACGATCTGATCCGCGAGGGGCAGGTCCTTTTTACCTACTTCCATTTTGCAGCCAGCGAGCCTCTCACCCGTGCGATCATGAAGAGCAAGGCGGTAGCCATCGCCTACGAGACCATCACCGGCCCCGAGAACACGCTGCCGCTGCTCACTCCGATGAGCGAGGTGGCGGGGCGCATGGCGGCACAGCAGGCGGCCAAATACTCGGAACGGTCCCAGGGTGGGCGCGGCATCCTCCTGGGCGGGGTTCCGGGCGTGCCGCCGGCGACGGTCGTGGTTTTGGGCGGCGGCGTGGTGGGGACCCATGCGGCGCAGATGGCCTGCGGGCTGGGGGCTAAGGTCTATCTCCTCGACCTGAGCCTGGAGCGCCTGCGCCACCTCTGCGAGACCATGCCCAAGAACTGCTTCCCGGTGATGAGCTCTCCCGCCACCATCAGGGAGCTCCTGCCGCAGGCGGACGCCGTGATCGGCGCGGTGCTGGTGCACGGAGCCAAGGCGCCCAAGCTGGTGACGCGCGAGATGCTGAAGAGCATGAAGCCGGGCGCGGTGCTGGTGGACGTCGCCATCGACCAAGGAGGTTGCTTCGAGACCTCGCGCCCGACTACGCACACCGACCCCACTTTCCTTTTGGACGGCGTGCTCCATTACTGCGTGGCCAACATGCCGGGGGCGGTCCCGCTCACCTCTACGGTGGCGCTTACCAACGCCACGCTCCCGTTCGCCGTGGCGCTCGCGGACCAGGGGTGGCAGGAGGCGTCGCGCCAAAACCCCGGCATCAAGGAAGGGATCAACATCGCGCTGGGCCAGGTGACCTACCGCGCCGTGGCCGAGGCATTCGGGCTTCCCTATACCCCGGTCCATGCCGTCTTGATCTGA
- a CDS encoding ABC transporter substrate-binding protein produces the protein MRALALFLLLAFCLPPLPLAQGAELLILESSRSAVYSEALRGFRSACRSSEETVVLSDFAEVDVQRLVKEERPRVVVAIGDRALAASRKVRELPVVAMLSLNLGRHAPDNIGGISMTVAPREYLNLFQSLGVKRVGLLYDPKKSGQYLKRAQQEARQEGVTLVAEPVHNPRDLQAKLERMKGEIDALWMLPDATVATTVNMEALLLFSMTQSVPVVTFASHYLKNGAAAALDLDPADIGVQAGELASSLLKGESHRVAVLDPRKTHLKSNESVLRKLRLRIP, from the coding sequence ATGCGCGCCCTGGCCCTATTCCTACTGCTGGCGTTTTGCCTCCCCCCCCTCCCCTTAGCGCAGGGAGCCGAGCTGCTCATCCTGGAGTCGAGCCGCAGCGCGGTCTACAGCGAGGCGCTGCGCGGCTTCCGCTCAGCCTGCAGGAGTTCCGAGGAGACCGTCGTCCTCTCCGACTTCGCCGAGGTCGACGTGCAGCGCCTGGTGAAAGAGGAGCGCCCCAGGGTGGTGGTGGCGATCGGGGACCGGGCCCTTGCTGCCTCGCGCAAGGTCCGCGAGCTGCCGGTGGTGGCAATGCTCTCGCTCAACCTGGGGCGGCATGCTCCCGACAACATCGGCGGCATCTCCATGACCGTCGCGCCGAGGGAGTACCTGAACCTGTTCCAAAGCCTCGGGGTGAAACGGGTCGGGCTCCTCTACGACCCGAAAAAGAGCGGACAGTACCTAAAGCGCGCGCAGCAGGAGGCGCGGCAGGAAGGGGTTACTCTGGTGGCCGAACCGGTACATAACCCGCGCGACCTTCAGGCGAAATTGGAGAGGATGAAGGGGGAGATCGACGCGCTCTGGATGCTCCCTGACGCCACCGTCGCTACCACGGTGAACATGGAAGCCCTGCTCCTTTTCTCGATGACGCAGAGCGTGCCGGTGGTCACCTTCGCCAGCCATTATCTGAAAAACGGCGCGGCGGCGGCGCTCGACCTCGACCCGGCAGACATCGGGGTGCAGGCAGGCGAGCTCGCCTCTTCGCTGCTCAAGGGGGAAAGCCACCGAGTCGCCGTCCTGGACCCGCGCAAGACGCACCTGAAGAGCAACGAGAGCGTGCTGCGCAAGCTGCGCCTGCGCATTCCCTGA
- a CDS encoding TonB-dependent receptor plug domain-containing protein has product MSAVLAAAPALGSGQEELIGSFGLSDPPPELARFPRPASRIAENITVVTAQDIARINAHTVAEVLNTLPGVQMDQLQTPGSMNFFGVLGASSRHVLVQIDGVAQNLIGSENIAQVGLIPVQMIERIEVVKGAASAAWGSALGGVINIVTKSPAADRAAGMVSGSTGKSATRDLRAEATGSGERFGYYLTAGKLSSDGLLAGNDTDMNHGFGKLSYDFPNGGDLSLSLDARHSMAGTEESRRYDFHNTGAATHATGNLVLNYPLAERLALEANAHTGRREVQNRRAVLTTGVPFADFKGQETFRGADAALSWGDASRALKAGVSLEETEVEMHEPVRRYPQANYDLALRRESAYLNGTYTMGRLSILPGVRLDRLSLMEDPVSFTLGATLRLTDNTLLRGYAAYGYSMPIISNLGIQNGQVQRDLQHVRTVQAGVESADLPFVWVKTTFFYAEVWNIQDFDQPTPQLSQQVKQGAELELKSSPWCGFALNGSYNFTDARDQKTGKVLSVLDAGPRQALKVGVRYDSEPAGLSATLLGDWAKLHNPGRFAKDKGEFWDLHLTQKLSPSSDNSPELFLSWHNIFDSKRYFYDFRANAPRWLEAGARWFF; this is encoded by the coding sequence TTGTCTGCCGTCCTGGCCGCGGCCCCCGCGCTGGGATCGGGGCAGGAGGAACTGATCGGTTCCTTCGGCCTCTCCGACCCCCCTCCCGAACTTGCGCGCTTTCCCCGCCCTGCCTCCCGTATCGCCGAAAATATCACCGTCGTCACGGCGCAAGATATCGCCCGCATCAACGCCCACACTGTCGCCGAAGTGCTGAATACCCTCCCGGGGGTCCAGATGGACCAGCTGCAGACGCCGGGATCGATGAACTTCTTCGGGGTCCTGGGCGCATCGAGCCGGCACGTCCTGGTGCAGATCGACGGCGTGGCCCAGAACCTCATCGGTTCGGAAAACATAGCCCAGGTGGGGCTCATCCCGGTGCAGATGATCGAGCGCATCGAGGTGGTGAAGGGGGCAGCTTCGGCGGCCTGGGGCTCGGCGCTGGGCGGGGTGATCAACATCGTCACCAAGAGCCCTGCCGCGGACCGCGCCGCCGGCATGGTTTCGGGGTCCACCGGCAAGAGCGCCACCCGTGACCTGCGCGCCGAGGCGACCGGCAGCGGGGAGCGCTTCGGCTACTACCTGACCGCCGGCAAGCTTAGCTCCGACGGTCTCTTGGCCGGCAACGACACCGACATGAACCACGGCTTCGGCAAATTGAGCTACGACTTTCCCAACGGGGGGGATCTTTCCCTGAGCCTCGACGCGCGGCACAGCATGGCGGGCACCGAGGAGTCGCGGCGGTACGATTTTCACAACACCGGCGCCGCGACCCATGCCACGGGGAACCTGGTGCTCAACTACCCGCTGGCGGAGCGGCTTGCCCTGGAGGCGAACGCGCACACGGGGAGGCGGGAGGTGCAGAACCGGCGGGCTGTCCTCACCACGGGGGTCCCCTTCGCCGACTTCAAAGGCCAGGAGACGTTCCGCGGAGCCGACGCCGCGCTCAGTTGGGGAGACGCAAGCCGTGCCCTGAAAGCGGGGGTCTCCTTGGAGGAGACCGAGGTCGAAATGCACGAGCCGGTGAGACGGTATCCGCAGGCGAACTACGACCTTGCCCTCAGGCGGGAGTCGGCCTACCTGAACGGGACCTACACGATGGGAAGGCTCTCCATCCTGCCGGGTGTGCGCTTGGACCGCCTAAGTCTTATGGAAGATCCGGTCAGTTTCACTTTGGGCGCCACGCTGCGTCTGACGGATAACACGCTGCTGCGCGGCTACGCGGCGTACGGCTATAGCATGCCGATCATCTCTAACCTCGGTATCCAGAACGGGCAGGTGCAGCGGGACCTGCAGCACGTACGGACGGTGCAGGCAGGAGTTGAGAGCGCGGATCTCCCCTTCGTCTGGGTGAAAACAACCTTCTTCTACGCAGAGGTCTGGAACATCCAGGACTTCGACCAGCCGACGCCGCAGCTCAGCCAGCAGGTGAAGCAGGGGGCCGAGCTGGAGCTGAAGAGCTCCCCCTGGTGCGGGTTCGCCCTAAACGGCTCCTACAACTTCACCGACGCCCGCGACCAAAAGACCGGGAAGGTGCTTTCCGTACTGGATGCGGGGCCGCGGCAGGCGCTGAAGGTCGGGGTGAGATACGACAGCGAACCGGCAGGGCTTTCGGCTACGCTTCTGGGGGACTGGGCGAAGCTGCACAACCCGGGGCGCTTCGCCAAGGACAAAGGGGAGTTCTGGGACCTCCACCTGACCCAGAAGCTCTCTCCTTCTTCGGACAACTCCCCGGAGCTGTTCCTGTCCTGGCACAACATCTTCGACAGCAAACGGTACTTCTACGACTTCCGGGCCAACGCACCGCGCTGGTTAGAGGCAGGGGCGAGGTGGTTTTTCTGA